Proteins from a genomic interval of Candidatus Sysuiplasma jiujiangense:
- a CDS encoding isopentenyl phosphate kinase family protein — protein MNGHSEFKIALVKLGGSVLTNKSRLRSFSELDGRRLASEVKGYALKGGRRRLVLVHGGGSFGHIRAKKYGLSAGFKERYQLAGFAQVRNDMRDLNARVVGNLVDEGIPAISFPPETFLKVRDGIVVKTETEALERCVAAGIVPVSFGDAVIDMGKTFGILSGDAVMLSLSIALQPAISVFCTDVDGVFDSNPKLSGDARLVRRLSGSEYVNTDAQYIHDVTGEMGGKLKFLFDIAENSGRTLVINGKVRTRLERALSGRRVTSTEVIPRYSRSGAGGPGEVTRFNNFH, from the coding sequence ATGAACGGTCATTCGGAATTCAAAATTGCACTTGTCAAACTGGGCGGGAGCGTTCTGACTAACAAGTCCAGGCTACGGTCTTTTTCAGAATTGGATGGACGAAGACTCGCTTCAGAAGTTAAGGGATATGCACTTAAGGGGGGGAGACGAAGGCTGGTTCTGGTGCATGGCGGAGGATCATTCGGGCATATAAGGGCAAAGAAATACGGACTTTCTGCTGGCTTCAAGGAGAGATATCAGCTCGCCGGGTTCGCGCAGGTCAGGAACGACATGAGGGATCTGAACGCCAGGGTTGTCGGGAATCTTGTCGACGAGGGGATTCCAGCCATTTCATTTCCACCCGAGACATTTTTAAAGGTGCGTGACGGCATTGTGGTAAAAACGGAGACAGAGGCGCTGGAAAGGTGCGTTGCTGCAGGCATTGTGCCGGTGTCCTTTGGTGATGCAGTCATAGACATGGGCAAAACATTCGGCATACTTTCCGGTGATGCAGTCATGTTGTCGCTGAGCATTGCGCTGCAACCGGCAATCTCGGTCTTCTGCACAGACGTTGACGGCGTCTTCGACTCGAACCCGAAATTGTCAGGCGACGCGAGACTGGTCAGGCGACTGAGCGGGTCTGAGTATGTGAATACGGACGCACAGTACATTCACGATGTCACGGGCGAAATGGGCGGAAAGCTGAAATTTCTTTTTGACATTGCGGAGAACAGCGGAAGGACTCTCGTCATTAACGGCAAGGTCCGGACAAGACTGGAAAGAGCGCTTTCGGGCAGGCGCGTTACATCGACCGAAGTTATCCCCCGTTATTCACGATCCGGAGCAGGCGGTCCGGGGGAAGTGACTAGGTTTAATAATTTCCATTGA